A stretch of DNA from Trichomycterus rosablanca isolate fTriRos1 chromosome 1, fTriRos1.hap1, whole genome shotgun sequence:
acttaaatatctgcagaaatgtgaggggtgtactcacttttgtgatacactgtatatatatatatacagtgtatcacaaaagtgagtacacctctcacatttctgcaaatatttcattatatcttttcatgggacaacactatagacatgaaacttggatagaacttagagtagtcagtgtacagcttgtatagcagtgtagatttactgtcttctgaaaataactcaacacacagccattaatgtctaaatagctggcaacataagtgagtacaccccacagtgaacatgtccaaattgtgcccaaatgtgtcgttgtccctccctggtgtcatgtgtcaaggtcccaggtgtaaatggggagcagggctgttaaatttggtgttttgggtacaattctctcatactggccactggatattcaacatggcacctcatggcaaagaactctctgaggatgtgagaaatagaattgttgctctccacaaagatggcctgggctataagaagattgctaacaccctgaaactgagctacagcatggtggccaaggtcatacagcggttttccaggacaggttccactcggaacaggcttcgccagggtcgaccaaagaagttgagtccacgtgttcggcgtcatatccagaggttggctttaaaaaatagacacatgactgctgccagcattgctgcagaggttgaagacgtgggaggtcagcctgtcagtgctcagaccatacgccgcacactgcatcaactcggtctgcatggtcgtcatcccagaaggaagctgacgcacaacaaagcccgcaaacagtttgctgaagacaagcagtccaagaacatggattaccggaatgccctgtggtctgacgagaccaagataaacttgtttggctcagatggtgtccagcatgtgtggcggtgccctggtgagaagtaccaagacaactgtatcttgcctacagtcaagcatggtggtggtagcatcatggtcttgggctgcatgagtgttgctggcactggggagctgcagttcattgagggaaacatgaattccaacatgtactgtgacattctgaaacagagcatgatcccctcccttcgaaaactgggcctcatggcagttttccaacaggataacgaccccaaacacaacctccaagatgacaactgccttgctgaggaagctgaaggtaaaggtgatggactaaacccaattgagcacctgtggcgcatcctcaagtggaaggtggaggagtccaaggtgtctaacatccaccagctccgtgatgtcatcatggaggagtggaagaggattccagtagcgacctgtgcagctctggtgaattccatgcccaggagggttaaggcagtgctggataataatggtggtcacacaaaatattgacactttgggcacaatttggacatgttcactgtggggtgtactcacttatgttgccagctatttagacattaatggctgtgtgttgagttattttcagaagacagtaaatctacactgctatacaagttgtacactgactactctaagttatatccaagttttagttctatagtgttgtcccatgaaaagatataatgaaatatttgcagaaatgtgaggggtgtactcacttttgtgatacactgtatatatatatatatacagtgtatcacaaaagtgagtacacccctcacatttctgcagatatttaagtatatcttttcatgggacaacactgacaaaatgacactttgacacaatgaaaagtagtctgtgtgcagcttatataacagtgtaaatttattcctccctcaaaataactcaatatacagccattaatgtctaaaccaccggcaacaaaagcgagtacaccccttagtgaaagttcctgaagtgtcaatattttgtgtggccaccattatttcccagaactgccttaactctcctgggcatggagtttaccagagcttcacaggttgccactggaatgcttttccactcctccatgacgacatcacggagctggcggatatttgagactttgcgctcctccaccttccgcttgaggatgccccaaagatgttctattgggtttaggtctggagacatgcttggccagtccatcacctttaccctcagcctcttcaataaagcagtggtcgtcttagaggtgtgtttggggtcgttatcatgctggaacactgccctgcgacccagtttccggagggaggggatcatgctctgcttcagtatttcacagtacatattggagttcatgtgtccctcaatgaaatgtaactccccaacacctgctgcactcatgcagccccagaccatggcattcccaccaccatgcttgactgtaggcatgacacacttatctttgtactcctcacctgattgccgccacacatgcttgagaccatctgaaccaaacaaattaatcttggtctcatcagaccataggacatggttccagtaatccatgtcctttgttgacatgtcttcagcaaactgtttgcgggctttcttgtgtagagacttcagaagaggcttccttctggggtgacagccatgcagaccaatttgatgtagtgtgcggcgtatggtctgagcactgacaggctgaccccccaccttttcaatctctgcagcaatgctgacagcactcctgcgcctatctttcaaagacagcagttggatgtgacgctgagcacgtgcactcagcttctttggacgaccaacgcgaggtctgttctgagtggaccctgctcttttaaaacgctggatgatcttggccactgtgctgcagctcagtttcagggtgttggcaatcttcttgtagccttggccatcttcatgtagcgcaacaattcgtcttttagatcctcagagagttctttgccatgaggtgccatgttggaactttcagtgaccagtatgagagagtgtgagagctgtactactaaattgaacacacctgctccctatgcacacctgagacctagtaacactaacaaatcacatgacattttggagggaaaatgacaagcagtgctcaatttggacatttaggggtgtagtctcttaggggtgtactcacttttgttgccggtggtttagacattaatggctgtatattgagttattttgagggaagaataaatttacactgttatataagctgcacacagactacttttcattgtgtcaaagtgtcattttgtcagtgttgtcccatgaaaagatatacttaaatatctgcagaaatgtgaggggtgtactcacttttgtgatacactgtatatatatatatatatatatatgaatatattttttatgAATTGTCTCCCTTTTTTTCCTGATTTCAGCTCGTCCAATTTtcacccaattgcgttatgcttcttCTCTTCTGGTGCTGACCACCTCCCCAAttaaggagagcgaactgacacatgcctcctccgacacgtaagcagtagccgactgcatcttttcacctgcacgaggcgagttcatatgcaatcagccttgtgcacggagagacacaccctgatcccattatccctcatctctgtgcagacaccatcaatcagccagcagaggtcataattgcaccagtaatgaggtccctatccagctccctccttggatgaacaacagccaaacgttgttcatatagcctcccagcccaggtggatggcaaagctgagatttgatacgatgtattagaaatcccagtatatatatttttttttacagttattttCAGCTGGACTAAAAGGCCTGCCTAGTCATTGAATAGGGTCACTTAATTAGCAAAATAAATTCTTGTTTGACGTGGTAAACCAAAAGGAAGGTATACAgtttagggtgttttttttaattttattttatcactGTTAAATACATTAACCTTATGCCACTTCTGTAAGAATATTGCTTTCACCTAAAAATGGCAGGCTATGTTCCTGTTGGCTTTTGAATttatcttttttgtttgtttgtttctttaaagATGAATCGCATTGCAGTGGTATTGGTCTGCCTGGCTTTGGTGGATTCTGCTGTGGCCAGACGAGGAGGTGGAGGTGGCTTTAAAGGTGGTTTAAGCTGGGGTAAAGGCAGCACAGGTAGTAAAGGAACTAACACTGGAAGCAAAGGgggcagcagcagcagaggaTCCTCATCTGGAGGAACACACTCCAAACCAGCGAATTACCCTCGGCAGCCTCAGATACCTAACCAAAATCCCCCACCATATCCTGGCACTGGTGGAGGCTCTTCCCCAGGAAGAGGAGGAGTTGGAGGGTATCCAAATCAAGGAGGATATCCCAATCAAGGAGGGTATCCAGGTGCAGGATCTTTTCCAGGTGCTGGGGCTCGCCCAGGTGCAGGATCCTATCCAGGTGGAGGATCCTATCCAGGTGGAGGATCATATCCAGGTGCCGGAGCTCGTCCAGGTGCTGGTTCATATCCAGGTGCGGGTTCATATCCCAACAGCTATCCAGGACGGGGTGGAAACCCTTATCCACAAGGAGGCTCTTACCCTGGATACCCAGTTCGAGGAGGATCTTATCCTGGTTCCAATCCCAACCCTTATGGTGGTGTAGGAGGTGCAGGAGGATACCCTGGTGGAGCACAGTACCCCTACTGGAACCCCAACAATAAAATTATCAGCCCACGTTATGGTGGCAGCTATGGATATGGTGGATCGTATGGTGCTGGAGGCTCTCCTTTTGCCCAGTCTGTGCATACAATGGGCATGAGGCCCTCTCTCCAATCCAAGGGGTTTGGTAAACAGGCAGTGCTAGCTGCTGGAGTTGGTGCTGTTGCTGGAATGGCGTTAGGTTATGGCCTTGGCAGTTTCCCACGTCCACACTTTATGTTTCACAGCCCACAAGAAGAATATTATTATAACCACTACATGTACAGGCGCTACGGCACCAGACCTGACAGTAACACAAACCCAGCTTCTCCAGATAATAGGCCAGGTGATTCTGGATCTAATACAGGTGGAGTAAATGCTCATGATATCTTTAAAAATCCTCCACCGCAGTCATACGACCACTTTATGAACAGCTGTATGAAAAGAACTGATTTGTTGCGGCAGGAGCAGGGCAGAACTACAAGAGCTGCTGAAGACCCGATGGACACAGTGAACAGTGATTCAGTTTTTAGTAGAGATGAGCCAAGTATTCCACAAGAGGATAAACCAGCTGGAGTGGAAGAGGCTCAGGTCT
This window harbors:
- the prnprs3 gene encoding prion protein, related sequence 3, whose product is MNRIAVVLVCLALVDSAVARRGGGGGFKGGLSWGKGSTGSKGTNTGSKGGSSSRGSSSGGTHSKPANYPRQPQIPNQNPPPYPGTGGGSSPGRGGVGGYPNQGGYPNQGGYPGAGSFPGAGARPGAGSYPGGGSYPGGGSYPGAGARPGAGSYPGAGSYPNSYPGRGGNPYPQGGSYPGYPVRGGSYPGSNPNPYGGVGGAGGYPGGAQYPYWNPNNKIISPRYGGSYGYGGSYGAGGSPFAQSVHTMGMRPSLQSKGFGKQAVLAAGVGAVAGMALGYGLGSFPRPHFMFHSPQEEYYYNHYMYRRYGTRPDSNTNPASPDNRPGDSGSNTGGVNAHDIFKNPPPQSYDHFMNSCMKRTDLLRQEQGRTTRAAEDPMDTVNSDSVFSRDEPSIPQEDKPAGVEEAQVLDGTAEGENYGEGFEANDTTGSPSLFAAKLTGAIVPSPQPQEKNDETNEEDDDTVSIMEIGYPALIEQLKARRCIELYMVYAERNAEPQVQGRSSTVGESNARGGGERPLPFSHVILLGLSSTISLLLSSLLLH